The genomic region ATGGCAGTTGGACAGTTCTTTAACCCAGAGGAAGGAAATCAAGAGCTATCTCCATGGTTTATGCTGCAATCTACCTATTCTCAGAAGGTTGTTCTTTTCATGGAATGTTGACCATGCTGGCTATATTGTAGTTTTAGTCACTTGTATGAATTTATTTCTTGAGTTTCTCTTCATTGCAAGACTCAATGTTGTTTCATCAGCAATTCTAATTTTCAATGTTGGAACTATTATCAGGGATACCCAAATATTCTTCTGCTTTTTGTCCTATTAGCTtgcatataacaaaaaaaaggtgtgtgtgtatatatatatatatatatgaacaattTAATTAGAAATCAATTGAAATTATCCTGTTACGATGTTAAAATAAGTTCCTAAATGTTCAGCATGTTGCTTGCAAGTGAATGgaacaattttttcttcttccacaggCGAAAGCTTAAATTTGATGTGTTATGTTATGCAGGATTTGGTTTTGGAGGAAGCTCATCCTCTAGCTGTCAAACTATCATTTGCCATCAGTTTGGGTCTTCTACCTGTTACTTTGTCTTTGAAAACTGTCAGCTGTGGAATTAGAAACTCTGGACTTCCCGAAGAGGAAGCCGGAGACCTTGAAAGTAGTAGTAAGAATTCTAATCCACTACCAACTGGACTATAggtttagaattttattttctgtggTGTGCTTATTTTCTTaggtttcatggcatcaaggtATATTCACTATAGAAAATGCTGCAACCTGTACTAAAAATCAACATAAACTTTCATAAACACAATTTTGTGGGTCATTGAAATGTATTGTGAAAATTTTAGCAAGTAATTCAAAAAGACATCTGAAAAGTAGATGAACAGTTTATTACATGGCCCTAAAGGGAGTATGTGGGTTTTGTCGTAACTCAACCCCACAAACTGGCTTGTTGGATGAGTGAGACCCCTAAAGAGGCTGCTAACAAGGTGGGCTAATGGGGATTGCAATTAAGGGAGCTTtccaatagattttttttttcacttgttAGCATAGATGAATTTTGATGATACAAGTAGACGTACTATGTATAAACTAGTTTGACTGAATGATGCCATTATTCCCTTCAGATCAACCAGAATGCTCTCATCAATCAGCACCATATGCCTCTTACTTCTCTGCTATAAGAATATTAGGGATTTTATTTAGTGTTATTAGTAGGTTTGGGCTTATGAAGCACAAAACTTCTCTTGTTTGAAGTGTTGCCGTGCCAAACACGTTTCTGAAACTGACTTGTTTGGCACATGTCGGACACTACACCTTTTTACACAACTCGGACACTTGAACCAACACCTCTGTATGGATGGATacacattaatattattaaaaaaactatttaacttttaacttttagaaaagtcagcttaaaatataatataaattattaacaaaaataatgccTCTACTCGCCTTTTTTGAGGCTTGTTATCATAGAAATAACATAGAACATTGGTTTAAAAAGGTGAATGTGCCATCAATTTAGATATTTTGCTGTTACTCATATTTCATTTCTGCATATAGTTGAATGCATTATAAATTTGTGGTGAATATTTTTCTGCTGTgtttaatgctttcttttcagctGAGATAACTATTGCTCGGTGTTTCAGGGCTTTGCAAATTGCGCTGTTTCCCACCTGTTGCACTTGCTTGGGATGATACATCTGGTCTTCATGTATATCCAAATTTGAACAGTGAGACAATTGTTGTTGATTCCTCCCCAGCTCATTGGAGTTCAACCCAGCAATCTGAAAAAACCGTTGTTCTTTTGCTGGTAAGTGGTATGAATCACCTAATCACCTAAAATTGAGCTGCTTTTCCCCTTAAATTCTTCAACAAATAGAGCAAAGAGTTACTTtcttgtaaaataatttgtaaagggATTCCAAACTACCAAATTTCTGTCTATCTAGCATTCTCTTACTGGCAATGGGAGgtgttatgacaatttttttaatttctccacTATTCTACAGGTTGACCCACATTGTTCTTATAAGAGTAGCATTTCAATTTCTGTTAGTGCTGCTGCAAGTAGGCTTCTACTGTTGTATAGTCCAAAGGTAATGAAATTTCTTTATGCCTGAATTTTGTAATTGCTtatcattcattttatttatttatttggatttCCAATAATCTCATGCCTttgtaaaacattattttattatttatttggatttCCAATATACTTATATTCCGTtggcaattttttattatttatcctcTTTTGTacaatttggtgtttttgattGATTTACAAAGTTGAATTGTTTGCTCATGGTTATGGTCCAGACATACTTAATATTTGCTTGCTTTGTTCTCTCTTCATATCCATCCTCTTAGTATATGGATTCTAATTCATatcaaatgattttatttattggcTGTTGTTCATGCAGATAGTTGGTTTCTCTATTGCTGTTGTTTTCTTTGCTCTAATGCGGCAAGCATGTTCATGGGATCTTGATCTGCGGATACCATCAATGCTGACTGCTGTGGAATCCAATTTGACACTAATATCACATTTCTTTCCCCTAGCCATTCTAcccattttcttttccttattcCTTTCATTGTTGATGTCTCAGCCACTTCCTCCATTCGCCAGCTTCATCAGCATCTCTCTAATTTGTTATATCTTTGCAAACGGATTCATAGCTATTCTAATTTTGATTTCTCACTTGGTATTCTTTGTGGCTGCTGTTACACATATTTTCATCAAGACAAGGTTAGTAGACTGATTGATACCACTTATCACCCTAAATTTTGCCCCGGATATGTTTTCTAATGTCAAGTAGGGTAGCCTTGATATATTAATAGAAATTTGGCTTAGTAAATCTTATTTCCTgtgaatatctatatttattctCTTATCTCTACCAATTTTTTTAGGCTTGCTAATCAATAAAAGAAATGCTAACCATGTTGCTacatttaatgataaataacaTGGGTAAATATATTGCAGGTGGCAAATGTGGGAACGGAAtgttagctttttttttcttcgttgGTTTGTTAATCGTTCGTCTAGCTTCTTTTCTCTAAAGGTAAAGTACAACCTTATATGTGAGGTGGTTGTCAAATCAAGTATGTTGTAGCTGGGTTTCTTATCCACAtttctaaatttcatttttgattTGCTTATTTCTGTGGGTGAAGGGTTAGTAGAATAGTGGTGGAAAGTAGACAAGGGAGGGTGCTTATGCTAGTGGTAGCTTTTGTGACCTTCTGTTTTCCTTTGTACTTCATGTTCGGCACATTCACCTTTGAATCTTGGTACTTACATTTAACAGGTGGTTAGGGTTCTAAGAGCAAATCCAGTAATTGTTACGGCAGTTACTGCAATGGTCTTGGGAAGCTTGGTTCATCCATCCTTTGGTCTCCTTATACTTCtcttctctcattttctctGTTGTCACAACGCATTATGCAGGTATATCTATTCTACAtttattcatttctttttaGTTGGTTACTGCAAAGGATTAATAACATCTTATCAAATGATATCTTCCCCTATACTTTCAAATGGCTATCAATCAATCTTACCTGCAACTGACATATGTAAGCTAATTTAACATTCATTCAGTATGAGTCTTAACAAATCCTGTGTCAGTGTGTTAATATCTCTTTTCTATATGTTGCTTACATGTTGGAAAATATTGGGTGTGAGAGAAGATGCTATTTGATTGCAACAATAACTGGGAAAGTGAAATAATTTGTGTCATTAGGATAAGTGGAAGTTTTGGGCGAAATGATAGGGAAGATATCTTTTACAATTCATTGTGTTAACTTGTTTGACTTTTTGTGAGactgaattttctttttgtttttgtagcaGTTTCCTGACAGCATCTTGTTGCAACCACGAACagaataatgaaaattttgattgtAACTGTGAAGACTATGTGGGGTCTGAAAGGCTGAAGTTCAAATTTGATGGTAGTTTCAAGCGGACTTTCCCTTCAGAAGACAATTCCTCCAGCAGTCCAGATTCATCAAAAAGTTTTGGTGAGACACAATTAGATTTATTTCACCATCGCCATGGCTTGTTGATATTGCATCTTGTTGCAACGATGATGTTTGCCCCATCCGTTGTAGCTTGGATCCAGGTAcaatatatcaattaattttcatGTAGCATTCTAAACATATTCTGCTATGCaaccacttttcttggggggaGTGTTCTAGGGAGGTTCTACTGGGAGGGGGAATGGGAAAGAGGAATGTGGTTGATTGAATTCTCACAAAATAACCATAGCCTCCTGGTGAAGACTAGGAGAGATGCGTGCTTACAAAATCTGACCCATATTCTTACATATGATTTTGTTTCTCCATTCATAGTTAGATACTACGATACCAACACTTTAAGAAATACGTTTTAATTTGCTTCTATTCTGGTTCCCTTTCAGTGGAATCTTTCTTTcctatttccttttctttcttctttaggCCTTTTCACtttcaaacaacaaaaaatgaacTGTGTTCTGTTAAATGTGCACCTTGTTCGTTTACATCATTTTGGGTATGGATAAGAAATAAATCAGTGCAGTTGATGTTGAAGTTGTACTTAAGTTGAATGTGAAAACTCCaagctccatttttttttttttgaaatttattggaTTACTGCTGGAAAGAAAACATACGATTACTTTTTATGATTGCATTaccttatctttttatttttactttttttagagGTTGGCGTTGGGTGAGAGCCTCCCGTGGCTCCTGGATTCAGTGCTTTGCATCGGCGTCATTCTTCATGGCATCTGCAACTCGAAGCCCGAATTCAATTCCTTCTTCTTGTCCTATAGTGGGATCCCCATCCGCAATGTTAGGCTATATTTTATCTATCTCATAGCTGGATACTGGTCCTATTTTTCTGGTCTCACTTTGGCTCCCTACAGAGCGTTTTATGTTATGGGTGCTGTGGGGGGCATTTCCTTCGCTTTAAGGATGTTGTGTAGACGGAACGGGGAAAAGAAAGAGGTTACTTATAGCAGCCGAAAGCATTCTCACAGGCACTGAAAATTTCGAAAACCACTTTCTTACTCATAGTAGAATGccacgtgtgtgtgtgtgtgtaagcaTGTGCCCCATTTAGACACCTAGGTCATTGATGTTAgatatttaatttcatatagAACGAGCAGGCTTTACCGGTTTGATGTGTTTATGCTGGTATTCCTGTGAAAACT from Glycine soja cultivar W05 chromosome 16, ASM419377v2, whole genome shotgun sequence harbors:
- the LOC114390693 gene encoding uncharacterized protein LOC114390693 isoform X3, producing the protein MDGAILEEHTEYVVYAIHKILDQYKVSYDARTREGAAVSGSLPKSVILVGHSMGGFVARAAVIHPRLRKSAVETVLTLSTPHQSPPVALQPSLGHYFARVNSEWIEGYKVQTTNTGRYVSDPVLSHVVVVSISGAYNDYQVRSKLTSLDNIVPPTHGFMISSTAMKNVWLSMEHQAILWCNQLVVQVSHTLLSLIDSRTGQPLPDTQKRLAVFARMLRSGISHNFDWMMQLPSCKRLLNIPVQNTKDVTGSLVHRPVACPANIHWNDGGLDRDLYIQINELTVLAMDGRRRWLDIQKLGSNGKSHFVLVTNLEPCSGIRLHLWPEKGKSTTSIPLNDRVVEVTSKMMHIPSGPAPRQLEPGSQTEQAPPSAVFWLGPEDMHGFRFLTVSVAPRPTISGRPPPAASMAVGQFFNPEEGNQELSPWFMLQSTYSQKDLVLEEAHPLAVKLSFAISLGLLPVTLSLKTVSCGIRNSGLPEEEAGDLESSRLCKLRCFPPVALAWDDTSGLHVYPNLNSETIVVDSSPAHWSSTQQSEKTVVLLLVDPHCSYKSSISISVSAAASRLLLLYSPKIVGFSIAVVFFALMRQACSWDLDLRIPSMLTAVESNLTLISHFFPLAILPIFFSLFLSLLMSQPLPPFASFISISLICYIFANGFIAILILISHLVFFVAAVTHIFIKTRWQMWERNVSFFFLRWFVNRSSSFFSLKVVRVLRANPVIVTAVTAMVLGSLVHPSFGLLILLFSHFLCCHNALCSSFLTASCCNHEQNNENFDCNCEDYVGSERLKFKFDGSFKRTFPSEDNSSSSPDSSKSFGETQLDLFHHRHGLLILHLVATMMFAPSVVAWIQRLALGESLPWLLDSVLCIGVILHGICNSKPEFNSFFLSYSGIPIRNVRLYFIYLIAGYWSYFSGLTLAPYRAFYVMGAVGGISFALRMLCRRNGEKKEVTYSSRKHSHRH